ATCGGAAAAACCATGCCGCCCATCAACACGTAATGGAGGTGGGCGACGATGAAATAGGTATCATGCGCCTGCCAGTCGAAGGGCACCATGCCTACCATCACGCCGGTCAATCCACCCATCGTGAAAATCACCACGCTCCCGACTACGAATAGCGCAGGCGTGGTCCATTTTATCTTGCCGCTGGCTAGCGTCGCGATCCAGCAGAACACTTGGATGCCCGCAGGCAGGCTGACCGCCATGCTAGCGGCGGAGAAATAGCCTGCAGAAACGCGCGGCATGTCGGTAGTGAACATGTGATGCGCCCAGACGCCGAAGCTGATGAAACCGGTAGCCACCAGTGCCAGTACGTTGAGACGGTACCCAACGAGCGGCACCTTAGCGACTGCGGCCACCATCATGCTCATGAGACCCGCGGCTGGGATGAAGATAATGTAAACCTCCGGATGGCCGAAGAACCAGAAGAGGTGTTGCCACAGCATGGGATCGCCCCCGCGTAGCGCATCGAAGAAGGGCCAATTGAACGCTCGTTCGATCTCCAGCAGCATCGTGCACAGGATCACACTCGGGAAGGCGACCACGATCATTACCGCGAAGACCAGCATGGCCCACGCAAAAATTGGCATTTTGTCGAGGGTCATTCCCGGTGCGCGGGTTCTCAGCACACCCACGATGATCTCGATCGCTCCGGCAATGGCCGAAATCTCGATGAACCCGATGCCGAGCAACCAGAAGTCAGTGTTGATACCGGGACTGAAGGCAATGCTCGTCAGCGGAGGATACATGAACCAGCCACCGTCGGGCGCCAGCCCCACGAATAGCGAGAGCAAAAACATCGTCCCGCCTACGAAATAGGCCCAAAAAGCGAACGCCGACAGCCTGGGAAACGGCAGATCGCGTGCCGCCAGCATCTGCGGCAACAGCATGATCCCGATCGCTTCCACCATAGGCACGGCAAACAGGAACATCATCACCGTTCCGTGCATCGTGAAAAACTGGTTATAGGTATCGACGCCCAGAAAGTCCTGCATCGGGGCAGCGAGTTGCACTCGCATGCCCAGCGCCAGAATTCCTGCTGCTAAGAAGAAGCCGAAGGCGGTGACGACGTACCAGAAGCCGACGTAGTTGTTATTGACCGCGGTAAGACGTGCCCACCCTTTTGGCGCACGCCAGATGCGGTTCAGTTCATCGACTTCGCTATCGGGACGCTTCTCGGTGGGGAAGCGCTCATAGAGCGAATAATCGAAACCCGTCTCGGATCTCATTTCTGCTGCTCGAGCCAGATGGCGATAGCTTCGAGCTCGTCGGCATTGAGCAAGTCATAGCTCGGCATGCGATTGCCGGGTTTGAGCGATTGGCTGTCGCCTATCCAGCCGATGAGGGTACCGCGATTGTTGGGCAATATACCCGCACCCAGTGTCCGGCGCGATCCGACATGGGTAAGATCCGGTCCAGCGAGACCGTTCGCCTCTGTCCCGGCAACACGATGACACGCAGCACACCCAGACTGCATGAACAGTTCCTGCCCGGACAGCTGACCAGAATTTGCGTCAGCGCCTGCAACCGGACGCGAGACTGCTGACTGCTCCGAAGCGACCGTCATTGAGGCGGATAGGGGTTCTTTTGGCGTGGTTATGCCGCGCCCCGCCGAAACGAGACGCTTAGTCCGCTCGGCATACCACTCGCGAAAATCTCCGTCCTCATGAGCAACAGCAACAAAGCCCATCAACGCATGTTGCCGCCCGCAATACTCTGCACACACTCCGCCAAATTCGCCTTCGCGATCGGCTTCGATCCGCAGCAGGGTGCGCCGCCCAGGTATCATATCCTTCTTTCCCGAGAGATGCGGCACCCAGAAGCTGTGGATCACATCGGCGGATTCCAGTTCGAGCACGACAGGACGTCCGACAGGAATGTGAATCTCATTCGCATCTTCCATCACAACCGCGCCCGACGGGTCCAGATACTGGACGCGGAACCACCACATCTCGCCGGTAATGCGAATACGCATTTCGTCGCCGCGTATCGGTTCTGTCAGACTGGCTGTGAGAGTCAGTCCCCACACCAGTAGTGCGGTCAAAACGACACCCGGAAAGGCCACTCCGCCGAGCCAGATCGCGCGCTCTCCTCCCAGCTTCGCTTTCCACTTGTCTGGTCCCTTGATGGCGACCCAGAGAGCAAACACCACGACCAATGTGACGAAACCGCCCAAACCGAATAGCGACCAGGCCAAGATGGTGACCCTGCCCGAATAGGGACCTGCCGGATCAAGTACCGGAGGAGGCCAACCCCAGAGTGCGTCAATCATGGTCGAGGCCATATAAATAGGCTGCGATATCTGCCGCTTCAGCCTCGCTAATTGGCATTGGCGGCATGGACGAGCCCTCCTTCACGGAAGGTGCGTTGCGGATGAAGGCCGCCAATACATCTGGTCGGTTCGGCAACTGGCCTGCGATAAGGCCAACATCGTCGAAGCCTTCGAGCGATGGTCCCAAACGCCCGGCTGGCCAGTCCAGCTCCGGGATTTCGTGACAAGATCCACAGCCTGCGCGCTTGATTGCTGCTAAGCCCCGGTCCTTCGGGCCGGTAGTCGGCTCTCGCCGCGTCTCAACCGGGTCCTTGCATCCGGCAAGCGGTGCACATGCGGCTAAGGCTATGCCAGTCACGATGGCTTTCCAGTTCCGATGCCGATGCTCCACACTCCCCATTCCCATGGGAACCGGGCAATCGCTCGCTTCGTTCCCACCAGACGATGCTTTTTCGCTCTGTCCTGTCCATCACCGCCCTTTCTGTGGCGCTGACGTCGTGTAGTCCTGCCCCGATCGACGATCCATTCGACGACACGGGCGAGTTGATTGCCTTATCGGGCGGGGACGCAGGTCCGCAGGCTGCTTGCCACACTTGTCATGGGCTGGACGGTCGCGGCGACGGAGCGTTAGTGCCGAGGATAGCGGGGACGGATGCCGGATATTTGGTTCGTCAGCTGGGTTTTTATGCGGACGGGCAACGTAGTCATCCCCAAATGAATTGGCTTGCAGGCCGACTAAATACCGAGGAGCGGTTGGCTGTGTCAGCCTATTACGAGGCCATGGATTTTCCGGAGGACGTGCAAGGCAGCAAGGGTGGACCTGAACCCTCGTGCGAGATCGAGAAAGCATACGAGATCTACCATGCGGGCTTACCCGAACGCGCTCTATCGTCTTGCGCGTCTTGCCATGGAGAAACCGGTCTCGGTTCGGGTGCCGGCAATCCAGCCTTGGCTGGTCAGAGCGCGGCTTACCTCGCCGAACAATTGCGCAGTTGGCGAAAAGGTGAGCGATATGGCGATGCGCTGAACGTCATGCACGATGCGGCCAGCAAGCTGCGAGAGGACGAAATCAACCCACTCGCGGCGTATATTGCGTATGGTCCGGAGCCGTCTCGTCGTCCCGAATTTCCGGGAGAATGCCCCTGACTGTATCGTCGCGGTCCCAAAAATGATGTTTCAGCGCCGCAATGACATGCAGCGGTACCAGCAATGCGAGGCCGATGACGCCGAGGACATGAAGGCTTTCCGCCCAGTCGAGCACCTGATACTGCCACGCTGGGGAGAGTGTATGAAAGGGCATCGGGGGTATTGCGACCAATCCGGCAAGGCGCAGTGGTTGAACCGGCTGTATTGCAGACCACATCGCCCATCCACTCAGCGGAAGTAGCGCGAATAAGCCATAGAAAAGGTACTGTGTGATATGTGCTGCCGTGCTCTGCCAGCCTGGCGCATCAGCGTCATTGACCGGATCGGGGACGAATAGTCGCCAGCCAAACCTCAAAATAGCGAGAAACAAGATGGTCAGCCCCAACTCGCTATGCAGTTCGTAGGTGGCAAGCTTGCTGGCCCCGACCGGATAGCGCGACATCATCCAACCTGAGCCGAGCTGAAAGAGCACCAGCCCTGCCATGATCCAGTGGAACCAGACACCGACTGGCGAATACTTCCCCTGCTCGGTGTAGCTGACCGCCCATCTACGGATCAGGTCATGAAGCCTCATGCAGGCGCTCTGCTACCGAGCGATCGATAAAGTATCGTCAGAGCGGCAATGAGGTAGACCAAGCTCGCCGGGGCCCACATGACGATGCCCGCAATCTGTTGATCCTCAATCGGCGAGAGACCCCAAAACTGCGTCGTCAGCCAATGTGGCGCAAAGTAGGCTCGGTGTGCAAAGGTCAACAACGCACCGAGTGCACCCATCGCGACCATCGTTGCCAGCAAAGCCGTCGCGGCCGCCGGTGCTGGCGATCGGATGACCTTTATCCACCAAACCGCGGCCGTGGCGACGATGCTGATTTGCATGAGCCAGAAAATGCCGTCGCTGCTCATGGCGCCTTCGTAGAAAGGGGGCGCATGCCAGAGCCAGAATGTGAGTCCATGAATCGCCGTCCAGACGGTCAAGGTGCCGGGAATTTCGGTTTCCTCGACCCGGAAGGCGGCAACGATCAAGGGAGCGAGCACAGTGGCCAGTATAACGTCATGAACGATACGCACCGTAAACAAAGCCGACCCGAGAGCGCAGAAAGGGCTGATGTAGAGTAAGCTGAACACGACCCCGGCTGTGTATGTCGGCATTGCTCTAAGTCTGTCACGTTTCCAATAAGCGAGACCCGCGAAGACCACCAAACACGCCAACATTTCTGGCGCGAAATTCCAATGGGTCAGCCAAACCCCAGGTCTTGGGGCCGCACCGCAATAGGGCAACCAGTGGTTCAGGATTCTCTCCAATCCTATTGTACCTAAACAACGTACTAAATTATCAGACAGAGCATGGTGTCCGAAAATTTTTACCTAGGGAGGTGACGTGGACTCTTGTTTCCAAACTTAAGCATGCCACGCGCAGTGGTCGAGGCAAATTGCTCAACGCATGCGCGATCCCCATGGCCTATGGCTGAAAGAATTCGTGCGATTTGGTGAGGCAACCAGCCTTTCTCTATACCTTCAGTCGCCTTTGTGCTCGGGTTTACCCTTTCGTTTGGTGCTAGCGAGATCCTCAAGCTCACCCTCGGTTATGGAATCGTACATTTCCTTTGACGCGCCCTGAAGGTCGCTCTTGTTGGTGTCGCCACGCTTGGCGCTAAGTGCTGCCCCTGCCGCCTTTTGCTGCGCTTTTGATCTTGCTGGCATTGTGATTACTCCTTCGATGTCAGCTTCCGACTATGGTTCCGCCGTTAGGGTGCAACACCTGCCCCGACATATAGCTTGAATCCTCACATGCGAGGAAAAGGAAGGCGGGCGCCACCTCGTTGGGTTGGCCGGGTCGGCCCATTGGGGTGTTCTTGCCGAAGTCGTCCATATCCTCAGGAGGTTGCCCTCCGCAGGGGTTCAACGGAGTCCAGATCGGGCCGGGCGCGACTGCATTTACACGAATGCCGTCGGCCACCAAGTTTTCGGAAAGAGAGCGGGTGAAGGCCGTAATCGCACCCTTGGTGCTGGAATAGTCGAGCAGATTGTCCGAGCCCTTGTACATCGTCACGCTGGTGCAATTAATGATAGCGCTGCCTTCACCAAGGTGCGGTAGCGCGGCTTGGACCAAGAAGAACATCGAATAAATGTTCGTCTGGAATGTCCTGCGCAGTTGCTCTTCAGTAATATCGGTTGCGTTGTCATCGGGATGCTGCTCACCCGCATTGTTCACGAGGACATCCAGCTTACCGAAGTGTTCGACGGTTCGGGCTACTGCCTCGTCCGCGAAATCGCGGCGCCCCAAATCGCCTTGCAGACAAAGCCCTTTGCGACCCTCTTCCTCTATAATTGACAAAGTGTGCGCTGCATCTTTTCGTTCTTCATCTGCGTAATAGACTATCGCAACGTCTGACCCTTCGCGCGCAAAGAGGACTGCTACCGCCCTACCGATACCGCTGTCACCGCCGGTAACCAGAGCGACTTTGCCCTCTAGGCGACCCGAACCGGGATAACGTGGCCGCCAATCTGGCTTGCTGTCCATCTCCTCTTCGGAGCCAGGCATGCGCGGCTCTTCTTTGATTTCAGGCTGGAAATTCTCAGTATTGGACATTTGGAGGGCGTCCCTAGATTGCATAAGCTCGGCCCGAAGGTCCGCAAATTGCAAATGCCCGTCTCCCCCGACTTGTTTCGGGTATGATGCCAAGTGTGTGAAATTGACGACGAAATGCAGGGTGTAGCCACCCGCGAACTTCATCTAGGAGCATGGCGTAGCTTTCGGTCACGTG
This is a stretch of genomic DNA from Erythrobacteraceae bacterium WH01K. It encodes these proteins:
- a CDS encoding c-type cytochrome; the protein is MLFRSVLSITALSVALTSCSPAPIDDPFDDTGELIALSGGDAGPQAACHTCHGLDGRGDGALVPRIAGTDAGYLVRQLGFYADGQRSHPQMNWLAGRLNTEERLAVSAYYEAMDFPEDVQGSKGGPEPSCEIEKAYEIYHAGLPERALSSCASCHGETGLGSGAGNPALAGQSAAYLAEQLRSWRKGERYGDALNVMHDAASKLREDEINPLAAYIAYGPEPSRRPEFPGECP
- a CDS encoding cytochrome b; the protein is MRLHDLIRRWAVSYTEQGKYSPVGVWFHWIMAGLVLFQLGSGWMMSRYPVGASKLATYELHSELGLTILFLAILRFGWRLFVPDPVNDADAPGWQSTAAHITQYLFYGLFALLPLSGWAMWSAIQPVQPLRLAGLVAIPPMPFHTLSPAWQYQVLDWAESLHVLGVIGLALLVPLHVIAALKHHFWDRDDTVRGILPEIRDDETAPDHTQYTPRVG
- a CDS encoding c-type cytochrome produces the protein MIDALWGWPPPVLDPAGPYSGRVTILAWSLFGLGGFVTLVVVFALWVAIKGPDKWKAKLGGERAIWLGGVAFPGVVLTALLVWGLTLTASLTEPIRGDEMRIRITGEMWWFRVQYLDPSGAVVMEDANEIHIPVGRPVVLELESADVIHSFWVPHLSGKKDMIPGRRTLLRIEADREGEFGGVCAEYCGRQHALMGFVAVAHEDGDFREWYAERTKRLVSAGRGITTPKEPLSASMTVASEQSAVSRPVAGADANSGQLSGQELFMQSGCAACHRVAGTEANGLAGPDLTHVGSRRTLGAGILPNNRGTLIGWIGDSQSLKPGNRMPSYDLLNADELEAIAIWLEQQK
- a CDS encoding cytochrome c oxidase assembly protein, translating into MIVAAFRVEETEIPGTLTVWTAIHGLTFWLWHAPPFYEGAMSSDGIFWLMQISIVATAAVWWIKVIRSPAPAAATALLATMVAMGALGALLTFAHRAYFAPHWLTTQFWGLSPIEDQQIAGIVMWAPASLVYLIAALTILYRSLGSRAPA
- a CDS encoding c-type cytochrome, which codes for MTGIALAACAPLAGCKDPVETRREPTTGPKDRGLAAIKRAGCGSCHEIPELDWPAGRLGPSLEGFDDVGLIAGQLPNRPDVLAAFIRNAPSVKEGSSMPPMPISEAEAADIAAYLYGLDHD
- a CDS encoding SDR family oxidoreductase; translation: MSNTENFQPEIKEEPRMPGSEEEMDSKPDWRPRYPGSGRLEGKVALVTGGDSGIGRAVAVLFAREGSDVAIVYYADEERKDAAHTLSIIEEEGRKGLCLQGDLGRRDFADEAVARTVEHFGKLDVLVNNAGEQHPDDNATDITEEQLRRTFQTNIYSMFFLVQAALPHLGEGSAIINCTSVTMYKGSDNLLDYSSTKGAITAFTRSLSENLVADGIRVNAVAPGPIWTPLNPCGGQPPEDMDDFGKNTPMGRPGQPNEVAPAFLFLACEDSSYMSGQVLHPNGGTIVGS
- a CDS encoding DUF3008 family protein, whose protein sequence is MPARSKAQQKAAGAALSAKRGDTNKSDLQGASKEMYDSITEGELEDLASTKRKGKPEHKGD